The genomic window AACTCTCAACCATCGGGGCAACTCAACAAGAGCAAGGAGCAACAAATATAAAAATATCAGGAATTAAGCAGAAGATGCAGATACGCTATATGTATGTGAATTTAAAAGAAGATCGTGCTGTTCTAGATCTGGTACTCAATGTCCCAGAAGGCACACTGACAGAGGAAAAAGTAACCTCTATTAATAAAATACTGTTTGATTCAATAAAAGAGTTTGGGATTAGACAACTCGATGTAGACACAAGAATCGTTCCTTCACGAGTTCATCAGTACAGGGAGACTCTTAAGCAATAAATTCATTAGGCTGCAAATTGAGGGATTAGATATTAAATATTTCAAGAAGAATCAGACCATTGCATCTGAATATGCTACAACTGACTGAACATTACTTCGATGAAGAATTTATATGATTTAGTTAAAGTTAATCATTTTTGACGAGAAAATAACACATTTTGAATAGGAGCACCAAGTGTAATTCCCTCCCGGTCAAAAGCTTCTTTAATCTGCAACCTAAACTCACGACCTAAACTCCACTGGGCGAGGGGTTGAGTTTTAATCCAAACACGGATTAAACAACCTGATGATTGCACCTGATCAATCCCAAGGATCTCGGGAGCATCAAGAAAATAACCACTCCATTGCTTATCATCTCTCATGGTATTGGCTACAAGCCGAACCACATCGAGCACATGGCGAAGATTCTCGCGAGCTGATACCTTGATCTCAAAGTTAACTCGAGACCAATCCTTAGTAAGGTTCTCTACGGTTCGAATCTGGCTATTAGGCAGAGTTGTTAGTTGACCATCAGAACCACGAAGTTGAGTGTTGAATAAATTCATATTTTCAACAAAGCCACTAAAGGTGCCGATTGTAACTACATCACCTATTGCAAAACGATCACTAGCCAAGATAAGAAATCCGTTAAGAATATCCTCCAGCACATTTCGAGAAAGAAAACCCACGCCCACAGCAATAACCCCAGCACTGGTAAAAATAGACCGGTCGACTCCTATTGTTGTTAAAGTCAAAAAGATACCTAGAAAGATAGTGACTACGGTTGCTCCACCTTTAAGAACCTTAGAGTATGTACTTGCCCTAAGGGTATAGCGCATCGAACTAACATCCCTGCTAGAAACCCGCCTTATCCAATTATTAATATTAAAATCAATGATAATGACAACCAAAAGCCGAAAAATAAAGATACCTAGCCAAATCAAAGGAATCGCAATCGACTGCTGCAGGGCAATAAATGCGTATATACGCATTGAAGGAAAAATAGCAGTAGCAGAAAGCAAGACTAAGACTGAAAATGCGATTCGAAGGAAATTACTTGCTAATAGAACGAGTTCTAAGAAGTTCTGGGTCTGGTTCAATAAAGAGTGAGTATAAGCAGCGGATCGAGGAAGATTGTCGATCGATTGATTAGGGTGTTGCTTTGCAGACTCATTGACATTATCGACGACAGATGAATCCATAGAATGTTCAAGTGAATCGATTTCTTTAACATATCCGTCTTTACTGGAAAGCGGCATAAGGTTGCCCGAATAAGCAGCCATGACATCGTCTTTAAAAGATTCTGCAAGTGATTCCTGCTTATGCAATAAACGACAATTTATGGAGAGCAATGAAGCTCGTATAGTCTTGAGAAGAAGCAAACCTAAAGTACCAGTTAACAATAAGCTCAAAGAAAGGAAAACACGTAATCCAGGAAAGGAGGAGGAAAATTCCAGGCCCCACAGTTGATCACTAAAATTAATTCTTATTCTCTCCTGCCACTCTTGCGCCAACTGAGGGATCTCAATGCCTGCATGCTGAGCATCTGGAGCAGTTACAGTAATTACTGTCTGTTTAAAAAGACGATACTTTGGATTGTCTGGCAAATAGATAACTGTGGCTTTATTTTGGGTGCCGATCTGCACTGCAGGAGTAAGAGGATGTATAGGTTTCTGATGTAAGAACCACCAGAAGCGTGGATCATAGATTTGTTGTATACTATAGGTAGAAGTCTTACCAGACAACTGGGTCTCTCGCCAAAAACTAACAAGGCGATTTTTGACAGATTTAACAGTTAACTGTACAGATTGAGCTCGCAATTCAATGTTCTGAGCTGCCTGCTGTGGACTGATATTATTTAAAGCCTGCGCAGCAAGAGTGAGGCGATTGTTCTGGCTAAGAATTCGAACAGGAAAAACAACTCTGCTGCAGTAAAGGCGTCCACAACGCCAAGGTCTATTAAGGTCCCAGACAGGTCGGTTCATCGGGTTACTGATAGGAGTTGCAGTTGACCCGAACGAGATCTGTGCAAAAGCAGGAAAAAAAAGCAGACTGATCAGTAAGCCACAAAAAAGACATACCAACCAACGTAAAGCTAATTTTTTTTTGGAAGGTAGTTGCATTAGCAATTCTTATACATCTAAGGATTCTAGCTAGAGTAAATGAGCTGCTGGTCGATAGCCAGCAAAAACAAGAAAAGTTTGATCCATAAGCATTATCTGTTAAACAGGCATTAGAATTTTCCTGCCTATGCAATTCGCCTAGGATTCCAATAATAAAGTAAAACTTAAAAGCGTTAGAAAAATAGGAATCTGGCCATACTATTACCTACAAGATGGATCTTTTCACAAGATGAATTACTAAATTCATCTATCTTATGTAGAAATATATTGCCCAACAAAAATGAATTAGGCAAGTATTAATTTAAAGCTTAGTATAACTATTGCAAGTCAGGATGATTACATCTAGAAGGTTTCGTATTGGTCTAGTTCTATCGGAATTAGTTAGATAAAAGCAGCAAAAGATTTATCGGGTTAGGACTCTGACTTTTTTACTGAGGGCTCTAAGCTTGCCAAATCTGCTGTTGCTTCAGCTATATTGTTGCTGAATTTACAAGTTCCCAGATAACAACCTAGAAAACGCTCTCCTTGCTTGGCAGGAAATTTATGGATAGTGCCACCTTGGGCAGTGGAATGAACAAGAATAGCTTGAAGAGCCATAATAGGATGTAAACACTTGCCTATCATCACGCAATACACCAGCTTTGCCATAGGTGGATGTACTGCCTTGAGAGAGAGGATTCAATGTGCCAAACAAATTAATAAATTCTAACGGATTAAGCTTCTAAAAATAATTCTCGTTTAAAAAAGAATCTGGACAAAACTTGCTGCTAGACATAAATCAATGAGCATGAGGGTGTATTGGATTCATCCCAAAAATTCTCGTAAGATTAATCAATACAATCAAACAGAATAGAACTCTCATCATTAGTTAAAGGTAAATCTATAACTCGATAGCCACACAGTTAAATAGTCTGAATTCAAGAAAGGCGCTAATAGAAAGTTCTTGTGATCATTGAACTTAGGGAATGTAAAGTAACGCTAGAGGTTATCATTCTGATAGGCACTCCTTTACTAAGTTACTAATAGTTTTAAATTCGACTCTATCGGCTCGATGGCACCACTCAAACATCACTGATTCTGTAGTTGTTAAAGTCACACCAACAGACTCCATACGTCTTAATGCAAACTCATAGTCAATTCTCCTACGACTACCAATTGCGTCGACAGCTACAAAAACCTGATAATCATTTGAGATGAGATCTATTGCTGTTTGAAGGACGCAAACATGAGCTTCTATTCCGCAGAGAAGAATCTTACTAATACCAGACTTCCTAAATTGTTGAAGGGTTTCTGCACATCTAACACAACTAAATGACATTTTTGGGTAAGGCTTATGTACTATCCTTTTCGCAATTAGTTCTATTGTATGACCAAGGCGTTGAGGATATTGTTCCGTTGCTGCCATCTCTATACTCAGAGCATTCGCAGCATCAATCAGACGCCTGATATTCCAAACGATCTGTTTCTGATCATCCACAGGCTGTATCAATCTCTCTTGTACATCAATAATCAAAAGGGCTGTGTCTTTAGATTGCATCAACATTGGGCTATGCAAAAGAGAATCAGTAAACGAAGTCGATAAATCCGAAAATAAGTTTTCGGAATAATCTGTGTTCATAGGGATGTTCAGGTGATACACCAAAAATGGCAGCCAATCAAGCAGAAGCGGTTCAGTGCATTAAGAAACCTAAACTAGTTTTATAAGAGTTTGATGAGCTCAAAGCTCACGGCTCTCCAGTGCAATTGCTAAACGTTCAACCGCTTCGGCTAATTGCTGTTGGGTATTTGGACCTGCTACAGCTTTAACCTCTTGTTTGCGTTTGAAGCGCTCGATAGCCCTCACCACAATAAATACCACGAAGGCAATGACCAAGAAATTGATTATTGCAACCAGCAAGGATCCGCCGGGCAAGTCACTTAGTGTCTCTACCTTAAGTTTACGAAGTAGAGGGTCCATCGCAGCGATAGTGACCAACTTGACAAGTGCATCCACCACCTTGGAGAAGGCACCACCTACGACAACAGCGACCGCTAGATCAACGACATTGCCGCGATTGATAAATTCAGTGAAGTCATGAAGGACGTTGGTTATTTTGCGACGGTATGCCATATGAAGCAATGACTAAAAAGACACCATAATGAACCTCTCAGTGAGATGACGCCACAATCCTAAAAAATTTAAACGATTTACCCCTTCTAAATCTTCAGGGCTTGGTCAGAAGAAATCTTATCAAATAACTAATGGATGCATTTAAATGATTAATTCGTCAAATGAAAAAAATCCCCTGGCCTCCACTGACCAAGGGATCGTTTATGCGTTCCTTCAATAGTATTGCGTATATCCATGAACTACTGAGTAGTCGAAGGCCCACATAGGTGTGCCAGATGTATCAAGCAGAGTAGTCAATCAATCTATTGAGATGGGGTGAGTGATTTAATATCATAGAATTATATGTATTTCTATGATATTAAATAGAACAACTTGTTGGTGGGGGGGGTAATGCATTACAGGCAAACCTTAAAAACATCAAACAAGGGATGGATCAGTTTCGGACAATCCCAAGGGGAAAGGTAAAAATAATATTATAAATACTGGAATCAGAAAAGATTAAAATGAGATTTCTATACGATATGTTTAGAAAAGTACAGATTAAGTACGCCAATATCTATCCAAAATATTAAATTATCAATAGATAAGTAAGCAAATCTGTCCGTGACACGAAAGAGAAGATATGCGGCCAAAATAATACCCTTATCCGATACATTTCATGTTAATACGTTGTTTTTTTACTTCTCCGGTGCTAGCATTAAGGAATATCAGCCTTCCAGTCATCAACATCAAAACGTGCTTAGAGAGCTGATTATTAGACCTAATCAAAATTGCCTTGCATCCTTTTTGAAGAGGTGTACAAACCTGAATTCCACGAGTTGGATTGAAACGTCCATTTTAGTGATTGGCACCTTTGGTTTCGCTGTCCTGATGCATATAGCGCCTGTAAGGGCAACTCCACTCAAGCTCATGTGCTCTTACATCTATGAAGGCAAAGCATATAAGGAAATATACATTGTCGACCCCGAGAAATTATTAGTAGAGATAAGTTATCCATTTGCACCATCTGAAGAAGATAGAAATATCATCGAGAGACTTATCGTTGAATCAATCTCACCAGTTATTGTTGTTGCTAGACTTCAAACAAGCAACAGTCATTACTTCAAATATGAGATCAACAAAGTAAACCTTGAGATCAAAACATTTTCAGTAAGCCTTGTCGCCGGAGTTCAGGCGATGACAACCCGTACTTGCAAGAGAATTAAAGATGCTCCTAGCCATCAGATCAAGATTTAAAACTCTAATAGTGGCTTCAATTCACTTAGTTAAGGCTAGGCCAACCTAATGCAGAAAAGCTATACACAATGAGTAAGTTTGAAGGAATATAACCATTCTCAAGTATCTTTACCTAAAGAGCATTAACAGTTTCATCTAAACTTATGATCAAACAATTAATCTAAATAGACAGAAAAATCAATTACATATTACCATTTTGTACTCAATAAAATTTAAATATAAGAGTAGTCTTGCTACTGACCTAATTTTTCCATAAACGGAATCCCTGGTAGACCCGTTTTGACGATCGGCAACCATAGGGAATAGCGAATTGTGCAATTTGGCTTGAAGGCGATTGCAACCAGTGTGAACCATCAGAGCGCTAACGCCTACCTCGACGATATGGGACTTACATCGGCAACTGAGCCGCATAGCACCATGGCTACTGATGGCAGCCCTGCAGACATCAGTTGGGAAAATCTCGATGGGCTGAGCTACTACACACAGACTCTCGCAGCACATCCCACAGACAAAGCATCTCACAACCTTTTAGGCCACAAAGATAAGCACTCTTTGATCAACTTCAAGGTGTTAGCTGTCACGTGCCCAGCCAGCGGACAGGGAACAATCAACAGGCAGTGGCAAAAGTCATCAAGGGCCAAACAATCTGGCCTTACACCGACTTTTACTTCGCGGGATGGGGTCTAGCCTCTAATAAGTATCATCTTACATGCAGGCGAGGCTACAACAGCCTAGTAGCGCTATCAGGCCTTGCCACAAAGGCAGAAGGATCAACTATTGGCTTGGCTCAAACAACTTTAAAGAAACAACGCGATCGACCTTCAGAGGCTGCCTTGCTTGCAGGAATCTCAAACCATCAATTGCGCCAATCACTCTCATTAGCGGTTACTGTTGAGAAATGCATTGCAGAGGTGGCCTTGCCTACTTCTTCGTCCCTGGCCCGTATCCATGGACAACTTGAGGTTGGCTTGCATCAGGGTGGTCGACGTTTAACGCCTCAAAGACGCCGCGTTCTTGATCTCTTTGAAAGTATTGGTTCTGGCATTCACCTCAGTGCTGAAGAAGTGCATCGGCAACTTCTAGAAGCAAACTCGAAGGTGTCTCTAGCAACGATCTACCGCACGCTGCGCTTGCTTGTCGACATGGGCTTTCTACACGAGTTGGAAATAAGCGATGGCGGACATCGCTTTGAATTAGCAAGTCACGACCATCCTGATCATCACCATTTGGTATGCGTGCGTTGTGGTCGTACTGAGGAGTTTGAGAGCAAACCAGTACTGGAAGCTGGACGCTCTGCTGCTGAGCGAATCGGGTTCCAACTGATCGAGTCAACCTTGAATGTAAGGGCTCTATGTCCGTCTTGTCAGAGACCCTCTACAACCAATGTCCATTGATGGCTGATGACAAACATCAATGCTGAGAATGCTGATCGCACGGCATCCAATGGGTTCCCATCTGGTGAACGCCTTTGCATCCCAACTCACGTGCCTTCACTTCGGCCTCCAATTGAGTGGGGTAGGCCATCAAGCGAGGGTCCGTCTGCGACGAAGACTTGCCGCTCACGGGAAGGTGATGCTGATGGGAATTTTTAATCTCCGACCCACCCAAAGACACCAAGCCCATGCTTAATGGACCTGCCGTCCACACTCCCATGGTGCTTACACCAACAGAAAGCAAGCCCATCCCAACGACAGAAGCATTGATCACCCCCATGGCCACAACGCCAATGGAAACAACACCCATGGGAACAACACCAATGCAAACCACTCCCATTGGCACAATACCGATCGAAATTGTGCCTAAGGGAGCTATCCCAATAGCCAGCTTTTTCGGTTTGCTCCCGCAGTGTGCTGATGCTTTGTCATCGCCAGTTTTATCAGCAGTGTTCATGGATTGTGTTGAGACTCCATTTGAATGCCGTGCTTGTCACAGACCATCCACATCTGACCCATCTGATGGGCTCCCTTACAACCAAATTGTGGAGCTGCAGCTTCTGCCTCAGCTTGAGTTCTAAACATCGCCTGCTTCGGTTCAGTCGCTGATGTTTCAGCAGCGTTGATCCCTACTTCGCTCATTAAAACTGTCAATCCAGTCGTTGCAGCAATCAACAGTAGCGATCCACTTAATGTAGTTGAGGCTGATCGGCCCATGAGCTCCATTATTTCCACTATCCATGATGCATCCAGATTGAAGGATGCACCACAAAATCCTCTCGCTCGCTTTTGGCGAGCGAGAGCTAGATCAGGCCCATCGACTGCACCAAAACTCCACAAGCGTCGAGGCTATGGACGCACCGTTTGCTGACTGGTGGCAAGAGATCGTCGTGTTCAAACCATTGGTTTTTGAAGAGGCCTTTGAAGCGGTTTTGGCTGTCCGCGAGCAACGCACCGTTTTGCTCAACATCTGTCGGATGGACCCGGAACATGCCCGGCGCACCATTGATTTTGTGATTGGATTTGTGACTGCGCTTGATGGACAATATGTGCGCATTGACGAGAAAGTGTTCCTATTTGCACCTTCACTTGTCGTGATCAAGACGTTGCAAGGTTCCCTTATAAGAAATTCAGGCAGCAAATCTATCGAGCGCTAATCATCAGCTTTGATCACAGGGCCTTGAATGATTAACCGACCTCTCCCTCAGATTGAAGGGCGCCGCCACAACTGGATCCATTGCCTGCAGTGCAACCAAAACAATGAGGTCCAACAGTGATTGGTTGACCAGGCCATTGAATTTCGACATCCAGCAAGTCCCTGAGGTGTTGAACAGGCCCCTTAAGGTGAAGACTCAGTTGCTGGTTAAAATCACAGTCAAAAAGCTGGCCCTGCCAATTCACACTGATCAAGCTTCGGCACATGACCGTTTTTAGATTATCGGGATTATGAGCACCTTCTAAAAGCTGCTGATAACTCTCTCGCTGGCCGGACATTGTCAACTGTGTAGCGAAACGTTGAATCGGCATGTTCGCTATCGTGAATAACCTGGTGAATTCGATGCCATAACGTTGTTTCAGCTCTTTACGATAGGCCTCTTCTAGTTGAGCTTGAGGAGGAGGCAGCTGAGGGCCCTGGGGGTTAAAAATCAAGTTGAGAATTAGTTGCTCATCGTTTTTCCCATAACCAAGTTGATTCAACTGACGTAATCCAATAAGGCTGCGTTCAAACACTCCTTTGCCACGTTGTTGGTCTACATTCTCCGCCTCGTAACAAGGCAGAGAAGCCACCACAGTGACACGATGTTTGGCGAGAAAAGCCGCCAAGTTTTCCTGGCCTGGCTCAGTGAGGATGGTTAGGTTGCAACGGTCGATAACCTCCACACCCAAACAGCTGGCCTGAATGACCAAATCCTTAAATCCTGGGTGAAGCTCGGGAGCGCCACCGGTGAGGTCAAGACATTCCAGCTGGTATTGATCCAACACCTTTGGTATCAAGGCCATAGTTTGGGGATCCATCATTTCCAGACGGGTCGGCCCTGCATTCACATGGCAGTGGGCACAGCTCTGGTTGCATCGGTAACCAAGGTTGACCTGCAAAGTACGTAGGTTGTCCCGATGCAGCTCAGGGAAAACCTCAGATCGAAACGCAGTTGCTGATGTGTCGTTAGAA from Prochlorococcus marinus str. MIT 9313 includes these protein-coding regions:
- the arsS gene encoding arsenosugar biosynthesis radical SAM (seleno)protein ArsS (Some members of this family are selenoproteins.): MISVLPSNDTSATAFRSEVFPELHRDNLRTLQVNLGYRCNQSCAHCHVNAGPTRLEMMDPQTMALIPKVLDQYQLECLDLTGGAPELHPGFKDLVIQASCLGVEVIDRCNLTILTEPGQENLAAFLAKHRVTVVASLPCYEAENVDQQRGKGVFERSLIGLRQLNQLGYGKNDEQLILNLIFNPQGPQLPPPQAQLEEAYRKELKQRYGIEFTRLFTIANMPIQRFATQLTMSGQRESYQQLLEGAHNPDNLKTVMCRSLISVNWQGQLFDCDFNQQLSLHLKGPVQHLRDLLDVEIQWPGQPITVGPHCFGCTAGNGSSCGGALQSEGEVG
- a CDS encoding Fur family transcriptional regulator, translating into MALPTSSSLARIHGQLEVGLHQGGRRLTPQRRRVLDLFESIGSGIHLSAEEVHRQLLEANSKVSLATIYRTLRLLVDMGFLHELEISDGGHRFELASHDHPDHHHLVCVRCGRTEEFESKPVLEAGRSAAERIGFQLIESTLNVRALCPSCQRPSTTNVH
- a CDS encoding isochorismatase family protein, giving the protein MNTDYSENLFSDLSTSFTDSLLHSPMLMQSKDTALLIIDVQERLIQPVDDQKQIVWNIRRLIDAANALSIEMAATEQYPQRLGHTIELIAKRIVHKPYPKMSFSCVRCAETLQQFRKSGISKILLCGIEAHVCVLQTAIDLISNDYQVFVAVDAIGSRRRIDYEFALRRMESVGVTLTTTESVMFEWCHRADRVEFKTISNLVKECLSE
- a CDS encoding mechanosensitive ion channel family protein gives rise to the protein MQLPSKKKLALRWLVCLFCGLLISLLFFPAFAQISFGSTATPISNPMNRPVWDLNRPWRCGRLYCSRVVFPVRILSQNNRLTLAAQALNNISPQQAAQNIELRAQSVQLTVKSVKNRLVSFWRETQLSGKTSTYSIQQIYDPRFWWFLHQKPIHPLTPAVQIGTQNKATVIYLPDNPKYRLFKQTVITVTAPDAQHAGIEIPQLAQEWQERIRINFSDQLWGLEFSSSFPGLRVFLSLSLLLTGTLGLLLLKTIRASLLSINCRLLHKQESLAESFKDDVMAAYSGNLMPLSSKDGYVKEIDSLEHSMDSSVVDNVNESAKQHPNQSIDNLPRSAAYTHSLLNQTQNFLELVLLASNFLRIAFSVLVLLSATAIFPSMRIYAFIALQQSIAIPLIWLGIFIFRLLVVIIIDFNINNWIRRVSSRDVSSMRYTLRASTYSKVLKGGATVVTIFLGIFLTLTTIGVDRSIFTSAGVIAVGVGFLSRNVLEDILNGFLILASDRFAIGDVVTIGTFSGFVENMNLFNTQLRGSDGQLTTLPNSQIRTVENLTKDWSRVNFEIKVSARENLRHVLDVVRLVANTMRDDKQWSGYFLDAPEILGIDQVQSSGCLIRVWIKTQPLAQWSLGREFRLQIKEAFDREGITLGAPIQNVLFSRQK
- the mscL gene encoding large conductance mechanosensitive channel protein MscL codes for the protein MAYRRKITNVLHDFTEFINRGNVVDLAVAVVVGGAFSKVVDALVKLVTIAAMDPLLRKLKVETLSDLPGGSLLVAIINFLVIAFVVFIVVRAIERFKRKQEVKAVAGPNTQQQLAEAVERLAIALESREL
- a CDS encoding cell division protein SepF, which gives rise to MDAPFADWWQEIVVFKPLVFEEAFEAVLAVREQRTVLLNICRMDPEHARRTIDFVIGFVTALDGQYVRIDEKVFLFAPSLVVIKTLQGSLIRNSGSKSIER
- a CDS encoding DUF3721 domain-containing protein, with protein sequence MELMGRSASTTLSGSLLLIAATTGLTVLMSEVGINAAETSATEPKQAMFRTQAEAEAAAPQFGCKGAHQMGQMWMVCDKHGIQMESQHNP